The following proteins are co-located in the Echinicola sp. 20G genome:
- a CDS encoding glycosyltransferase family 2 protein yields MPRNKPVKFSICIPAYKSKFLKECIESILLQTVKDFELIILNDCSPQPIEEIVTQFDDLRIQYHKNQSNVGALNLVDNWNKCLSLANGEYIVIMGDDDLLEPDYLEEFSQMISHYPDLNVYHCRSQIIDDNGEARLLTPALPPFENVYDSIWHRLEQLRSNYISDYLYKTESLKKQGGFFHLPLAWGSDDITAFIASAEKGIAHSNKPVFKYRSHGLSISSTSSNGLMKLEADLGYAAWLKAFLLENPHEKKVQVVYRHLVENQDHYMKERKIFTMTKIMASNKLPNVWVWLRHRKQYGLAAKDILLAAAKSRNMRNQA; encoded by the coding sequence ATGCCAAGGAATAAACCAGTAAAATTCTCCATTTGCATCCCAGCCTACAAAAGCAAGTTCCTCAAGGAGTGCATCGAAAGTATCCTTCTCCAAACGGTAAAAGATTTTGAGCTGATCATTCTCAACGACTGTAGTCCCCAGCCTATTGAAGAAATTGTTACCCAATTTGATGACCTCAGGATACAGTATCATAAAAACCAAAGCAATGTGGGAGCCCTGAACTTGGTGGACAACTGGAACAAATGTCTTTCGCTGGCCAATGGAGAATATATTGTCATTATGGGGGATGATGACCTGCTTGAACCTGATTATTTGGAAGAATTTTCCCAGATGATCAGCCATTATCCAGACCTCAATGTCTACCATTGCAGAAGTCAAATTATTGATGATAATGGGGAAGCCAGATTACTGACTCCCGCCTTGCCTCCTTTTGAAAATGTTTATGATAGCATTTGGCACCGATTGGAACAGTTACGCTCTAATTATATTTCTGATTATCTCTATAAAACGGAGAGCTTAAAAAAACAAGGAGGCTTTTTTCACCTTCCTCTTGCCTGGGGCTCAGACGACATTACTGCTTTTATTGCCTCAGCAGAAAAAGGCATCGCCCATAGCAATAAGCCCGTTTTCAAATACAGAAGTCATGGTCTATCCATTTCCTCCACTTCCAGCAATGGACTGATGAAACTTGAAGCAGACTTAGGTTATGCCGCATGGTTAAAAGCCTTTTTACTGGAAAACCCTCATGAAAAAAAAGTACAGGTCGTGTACAGGCACTTGGTTGAAAATCAAGATCATTACATGAAAGAGCGGAAAATATTTACCATGACCAAAATTATGGCTAGCAACAAGCTTCCCAATGTGTGGGTTTGGTTAAGACACCGAAAACAGTACGGACTAGCAGCCAAAGACATCCTTCTGGCTGCTGCCAAAAGTAGAAATATGAGAAACCAAGCCTAA
- a CDS encoding glycosyltransferase yields the protein MHIVFNPPLNEENKYIHIMVSPLNSAGYQVHELDTILSSADHFKRIRLVHLNWFENLDDRSQTKAIKSFFRKLTVLTAIRLAGKKLVWTQHNRMSHEKKTGKLSQTLTQLLVKWADAIIIHSEISRTMLTQQYPKSASKIHYIPHPDFIGSYGPVINKPKPSNQALQLLFLGAVKPYKNIELLIETVGKFGDEVELTIAGKPNTKDYYHQLSALAKPYPNVRLKLQFIPDEQLPKLMGQADLLVLPYDLVSSLNSGTVILAFSYKKTVICPEIGTLVDMKMANESFFSYRYQSEQDHQEQLHLMVKKAIKTKAEQPNRLEEMGDKMYHYLKDHQSKELVGKHLLQVYKELLNTPQNNREIPFANG from the coding sequence ATGCACATCGTTTTCAACCCACCCCTTAACGAGGAAAACAAGTATATCCACATCATGGTCTCCCCGCTTAATTCAGCTGGATACCAGGTTCATGAGCTGGATACCATTCTCTCCAGTGCTGATCATTTTAAGCGGATTAGACTGGTACACCTCAATTGGTTTGAAAACTTAGATGATCGCAGCCAGACCAAAGCCATCAAGAGTTTTTTCAGAAAGTTAACTGTTTTGACCGCCATTAGACTGGCAGGAAAAAAACTGGTATGGACCCAGCACAACCGGATGTCCCATGAAAAGAAAACAGGAAAACTCAGTCAAACCCTTACCCAGCTGCTGGTCAAATGGGCGGATGCCATTATCATCCATAGTGAAATCTCCAGGACGATGCTAACCCAGCAGTACCCAAAAAGTGCTTCCAAAATCCACTACATTCCCCATCCTGATTTTATTGGAAGTTATGGACCTGTTATCAATAAACCAAAACCTAGCAATCAAGCGCTGCAGCTTCTATTCCTTGGCGCAGTAAAACCTTATAAGAATATTGAATTGCTTATCGAAACGGTAGGAAAATTTGGAGATGAAGTAGAGCTGACCATAGCAGGAAAACCCAATACCAAGGATTACTACCACCAACTTTCTGCCTTGGCAAAACCTTACCCCAATGTCCGTTTAAAGCTGCAATTTATCCCAGATGAACAACTTCCAAAATTAATGGGGCAAGCTGACCTTTTGGTCCTCCCCTATGACCTGGTCAGCAGCCTGAATTCAGGAACGGTGATCCTGGCATTTTCATACAAAAAAACAGTGATATGTCCTGAAATTGGCACATTGGTTGATATGAAAATGGCAAATGAAAGCTTTTTCAGTTATCGGTATCAATCAGAGCAGGACCACCAAGAACAGCTCCACCTGATGGTCAAGAAAGCCATCAAGACAAAAGCTGAACAACCTAATCGATTGGAAGAGATGGGGGATAAAATGTACCATTATTTGAAAGATCATCAGTCCAAAGAACTGGTAGGCAAACATCTCCTTCAGGTTTATAAGGAGCTTCTAAATACTCCCCAAAATAATAGGGAAATCCCATTTGCTAACGGATAA
- a CDS encoding glycosyltransferase family 4 protein: MKILYINSLYAPDIRGGAELSLKLLVEGMQSRGIEVVVLSLSPNNGLSSDVVDGVKVYRAGLKNSYWPYDKNKPSTLKRLKWHLKDQYNVTMRQYVKEVIESEKPDLVSCHNLAGWSIAVWDEITLHQIPVMQVLHDMYLLCPNSNMYKGDKACETPCLQCSLLRSKHQKKSLQVSSVVGISKSILERFTGQGYFTTSKQYVIHNTRDIPSSSLPKKRNAHNQINIGYLGTLSKIKGVEWLIHSFKNRNYLGTLTIAGKGKEAYESYLKSMVKDPDIHFIGHTKPEDLFAKIDVLVVPSLWEEPLGMVAIEALAHHIPVIANCAGGLKETVKDGFNGLFVDASQPNSLDQALTRLYKDEHLYNKLSANARSSVAAILDKERLLNEYEMAIQETLGVNSWEEI; this comes from the coding sequence ATGAAAATACTCTATATCAACTCACTTTATGCCCCGGACATCAGAGGGGGAGCAGAACTTTCACTGAAACTGCTAGTGGAAGGAATGCAGTCCAGAGGAATTGAAGTGGTGGTATTGAGCTTGTCTCCAAATAATGGCCTTTCTTCAGATGTGGTGGACGGGGTGAAAGTTTATCGTGCGGGTTTAAAAAACAGCTATTGGCCTTATGACAAAAATAAGCCATCCACTTTGAAACGCTTAAAATGGCACTTAAAAGACCAATACAACGTCACCATGAGACAATATGTAAAGGAGGTCATTGAAAGCGAGAAACCGGATTTGGTTTCCTGTCATAATCTAGCGGGCTGGTCTATTGCGGTGTGGGATGAAATCACCCTTCACCAAATCCCGGTCATGCAAGTTTTGCACGACATGTACCTGCTTTGCCCCAATAGCAATATGTACAAGGGAGACAAAGCTTGTGAAACCCCTTGCCTGCAATGTAGCCTACTCCGATCCAAACACCAGAAAAAGTCCCTTCAGGTTTCATCCGTGGTAGGGATCAGCAAGAGTATTTTGGAGCGCTTTACTGGTCAGGGCTATTTCACGACTTCAAAACAATATGTGATCCACAATACAAGAGATATTCCTTCCTCTAGCCTTCCTAAAAAACGTAATGCCCATAATCAAATCAACATCGGCTATCTCGGTACCCTTTCTAAAATCAAAGGAGTTGAATGGCTTATCCATTCTTTTAAAAATAGAAACTACCTAGGTACCCTGACCATTGCTGGAAAAGGAAAGGAAGCATATGAATCCTACCTAAAATCAATGGTAAAAGACCCGGACATCCATTTTATCGGCCATACCAAGCCGGAAGATCTTTTTGCAAAAATCGATGTACTGGTAGTCCCCTCCCTATGGGAAGAGCCTCTGGGGATGGTGGCCATAGAGGCCTTGGCCCATCATATCCCTGTTATTGCCAATTGTGCCGGAGGGTTAAAGGAAACGGTCAAAGATGGATTCAATGGGCTGTTCGTGGATGCCTCTCAGCCAAACTCCTTAGATCAAGCACTTACACGGCTCTATAAAGACGAACATTTGTACAATAAGCTAAGTGCCAACGCCAGAAGTTCGGTAGCAGCAATTTTGGACAAAGAACGCCTTTTAAATGAATATGAAATGGCCATTCAGGAAACATTGGGAGTCAATTCATGGGAAGAAATATGA
- a CDS encoding O-antigen ligase, translating into MGRNMIETPTYSNQPSGHFQWKTVQVSEWLFGLALLSTCFPIKIYPIVFLVSSIVSFWETKNKTFPTWAIFLTIFSAYALINFGFHYEGQAAMIANLAKLLINFLFLFSAVTWISQRDNSRLLQLINWTLHLLFVMVFIQLWVYHQALNFRLLAGSSSSGQASMLYSSNLFFWGLDDKNMLGARIALLGFIYILIPVIRSKRIEGWRIIAIFILAYLSLSRTPIVALLLGCGYLLWASSTKKYRIIILILLIAVSPFILDKVIRIDQLTASNDGMGVRLVYWKAFYEHFLTISPWGNGFMSAPAFLSKYADFYHGEPHIHNTFMTTYLELGIIGFLSYLLFLVYFIKKCYQQSPQSNWWIACFLPLIAIMCILYSGYDNDLVLYLVLLSLFSMLGKIDFGQIKIGI; encoded by the coding sequence ATGGGAAGAAATATGATTGAAACTCCTACATACTCCAATCAGCCCTCCGGCCATTTTCAATGGAAAACCGTTCAAGTTTCTGAGTGGCTGTTTGGTCTCGCACTCCTTTCTACTTGCTTCCCCATTAAAATTTACCCTATCGTATTCCTGGTTTCTTCAATTGTCTCATTTTGGGAAACCAAAAACAAAACCTTTCCCACTTGGGCCATATTTTTGACCATCTTCAGCGCCTACGCCTTGATCAATTTTGGCTTTCACTATGAGGGGCAAGCTGCAATGATAGCCAATCTGGCCAAGCTCCTGATCAACTTCCTATTCCTCTTCTCAGCAGTCACTTGGATTTCGCAAAGAGACAATAGTCGATTGCTCCAATTGATCAATTGGACGCTGCACCTGCTTTTTGTAATGGTATTCATTCAATTATGGGTATACCACCAAGCTTTAAACTTCAGGCTTTTGGCAGGCAGCAGTTCTTCCGGCCAGGCCAGTATGCTATACAGCTCAAACCTTTTCTTTTGGGGATTGGATGATAAAAACATGCTTGGCGCCCGAATCGCTTTATTGGGATTCATTTATATCCTCATACCGGTCATCCGATCGAAGAGGATCGAAGGCTGGCGAATAATAGCCATTTTTATTTTGGCTTACCTTTCCCTGTCCCGAACTCCCATTGTAGCGTTGCTGTTGGGTTGTGGCTATTTATTATGGGCATCCTCTACCAAAAAGTATCGAATCATCATCTTGATACTCCTTATTGCTGTCTCTCCCTTTATTTTAGACAAGGTCATTCGAATAGACCAGCTCACTGCCTCTAATGACGGCATGGGGGTCAGGCTAGTATATTGGAAAGCTTTTTATGAGCATTTCCTGACCATATCTCCTTGGGGAAATGGCTTTATGAGTGCACCAGCCTTCCTTTCAAAATACGCCGATTTCTATCATGGGGAACCCCATATCCATAATACATTCATGACTACTTATTTGGAATTGGGCATCATAGGCTTTCTCTCCTACCTCCTTTTTTTGGTTTACTTTATCAAAAAGTGTTATCAGCAAAGCCCACAGTCCAATTGGTGGATAGCATGCTTTTTGCCACTCATTGCCATTATGTGTATCCTTTATTCTGGATACGATAATGACCTTGTGCTCTACCTTGTTTTGCTATCCCTCTTTAGCATGTTGGGTAAAATAGATTTTGGACAAATTAAAATAGGAATATGA
- a CDS encoding glycosyltransferase family 1 protein, producing the protein MTNPKKVLIDGRWAGDTGIGRLYKEVMEARPPEAACSWIKSNAGLGSLLSPAALGWETLQSKADVFYSPSFMPPLFSRMPYIFTVHDLMHLFYYSPMHKIYYQQVIARLAKRAKQVITVSHFSKNQLIELLGIPEHLITVIYNGVDKHFLNNESTFSLSRPYFLYVGNRRTNKNIPAMLQAFAQAKIPDDFIFALSGKPDEELETLIQKLGIQKKVRFLGFIPEADLPKVYKGAYATLFTSLMEGFGIPVLESMASGTPVLTSSVSALPEIAGSAALCVDPLDQEAIKDGIETLVYDQSIYEDCVTMGKKRAQEFPWSATAQETWKLILS; encoded by the coding sequence ATGACCAATCCAAAAAAAGTATTGATAGATGGTAGGTGGGCTGGCGATACAGGCATTGGCCGGTTATACAAGGAGGTGATGGAAGCCAGACCACCTGAAGCAGCCTGTTCATGGATCAAAAGTAATGCAGGATTGGGTAGCCTGCTTTCTCCAGCTGCCCTGGGATGGGAAACACTTCAGTCAAAAGCTGATGTCTTTTACAGCCCTTCTTTTATGCCTCCATTATTTTCTAGGATGCCTTACATCTTCACAGTTCATGATTTGATGCATCTGTTTTATTATTCTCCCATGCATAAAATCTACTATCAACAGGTCATTGCCCGCTTGGCCAAAAGAGCCAAACAAGTGATCACGGTTTCTCATTTCAGCAAGAACCAACTGATAGAACTCCTGGGAATCCCTGAACATTTAATAACGGTTATCTACAATGGAGTGGACAAGCATTTTCTGAACAATGAATCCACCTTCAGTCTTAGCCGCCCCTATTTTCTCTATGTGGGCAATCGCCGAACCAATAAAAACATTCCTGCCATGCTCCAAGCATTTGCGCAGGCTAAGATTCCTGATGATTTCATCTTTGCCCTCAGTGGCAAGCCTGATGAGGAGCTTGAAACACTGATCCAAAAACTGGGCATTCAAAAAAAGGTACGGTTCTTGGGATTTATCCCTGAGGCAGACTTGCCCAAAGTGTACAAGGGAGCCTATGCTACCTTATTTACTTCTCTGATGGAAGGCTTTGGCATTCCTGTCTTGGAGTCCATGGCTTCTGGCACACCGGTCTTGACTTCTTCAGTAAGTGCTTTGCCGGAAATTGCAGGCAGCGCAGCCCTTTGTGTGGATCCACTTGATCAAGAAGCGATCAAAGATGGAATAGAAACGCTGGTGTATGATCAGAGCATTTACGAAGACTGCGTGACCATGGGAAAAAAACGTGCACAGGAATTTCCTTGGTCTGCCACTGCCCAAGAAACCTGGAAACTCATACTCTCTTAA
- a CDS encoding right-handed parallel beta-helix repeat-containing protein, whose translation MNSKRLTYWILFCMFCLLGSSPLQAVQSIHTTAKTWNVKSENAKGDGQTDDTKAIQATISKAQPGDTVWIPEGTYLVKALGLKSGINIKSAGLLKQVLDKNQEYNKNQQSSTAPLFRGNEVSNIYLSVRTQTQNESIYLSKSENIIIDQSSLNGDSTKLRSFAGILLYRCIGAKILKTTISHYGMPRKFTDSYQPGTGIRVLESRFVQINEANIHHNGENGVFIHSSHHVDVTDSHIYKNGMSGIQVAFGGRANERDFHFVNNILEENAGDAIDINNRSTRKTLNIHSLIYNNKSKANGFVHGEPTPDGSGIATLVNVSGVTIQYNTAEGNNRPSIYLEKCGIINIDHNKADNQFEVVGQLLNLQMKANQLREITFIENVSARKILLENNTMNTMHMPNGLHIDSLKVIKNEFTKATLNINLSGKVTLEENIIESSSATPCILLVKADGVLLKGNKINSSHSTGIVVRNMAKNVAILNNEILASNACITDDGSQGLKVENNILKVLEDGQTFQTIKSKNPKELQLSNNQHYGKNGQVALLMEGTGTAKMVAEKIINGSTHFGEVKVTQSND comes from the coding sequence GTGAATAGTAAGCGCTTAACCTATTGGATATTGTTTTGCATGTTTTGCCTGCTGGGCTCTTCACCCCTTCAGGCAGTTCAGTCTATACATACAACCGCCAAAACATGGAATGTGAAATCAGAAAATGCCAAGGGTGATGGACAAACTGATGACACCAAAGCCATTCAGGCCACCATCTCCAAGGCCCAGCCGGGAGATACGGTGTGGATCCCGGAAGGAACCTACTTGGTAAAAGCACTGGGTTTAAAGTCTGGAATAAACATCAAGTCCGCCGGACTACTGAAACAAGTATTGGATAAAAATCAGGAGTACAACAAAAACCAACAAAGTTCGACTGCACCACTCTTCCGAGGAAATGAAGTTTCCAATATCTATTTATCAGTTCGGACCCAAACCCAAAATGAATCCATCTATCTCTCCAAAAGTGAAAACATCATCATTGACCAGTCTTCGCTTAACGGAGACTCTACCAAACTAAGGTCTTTCGCTGGTATCCTTCTTTACCGTTGTATTGGGGCAAAAATATTAAAGACCACCATATCCCATTATGGAATGCCGCGGAAATTCACGGACAGCTACCAACCCGGAACTGGCATCAGGGTCCTGGAAAGTAGATTTGTGCAAATCAATGAGGCCAATATCCACCACAATGGAGAAAACGGGGTGTTCATCCATAGCAGCCACCACGTGGATGTCACCGACAGCCACATTTATAAAAACGGCATGAGTGGCATCCAGGTGGCTTTTGGAGGTCGGGCAAACGAAAGGGATTTCCATTTTGTCAATAATATACTGGAAGAAAATGCCGGAGATGCCATAGACATCAACAACCGCTCTACTCGAAAAACACTGAACATCCATTCCCTGATTTATAATAACAAGAGCAAAGCAAATGGTTTTGTCCATGGGGAACCTACACCAGACGGATCTGGAATTGCCACCTTGGTGAATGTTTCCGGTGTGACCATCCAATACAATACGGCCGAAGGCAATAACAGGCCCTCTATTTATTTGGAAAAATGTGGCATCATTAATATTGACCACAATAAAGCAGATAACCAATTTGAAGTGGTCGGTCAACTGCTTAACCTACAAATGAAAGCCAATCAGTTGCGGGAAATCACCTTCATCGAAAATGTGTCAGCCAGAAAAATATTACTGGAAAACAACACCATGAACACAATGCATATGCCCAATGGCCTACATATTGACTCCTTGAAGGTCATAAAAAATGAATTCACCAAGGCTACCCTTAACATTAACCTGAGCGGAAAAGTCACATTAGAGGAAAACATAATAGAAAGTAGCAGCGCTACCCCATGCATTTTATTGGTAAAAGCAGATGGGGTTTTATTGAAAGGTAATAAGATAAACAGTAGTCACTCGACTGGTATTGTGGTCAGGAATATGGCCAAAAATGTAGCCATCTTGAACAATGAAATCTTGGCGAGCAATGCCTGCATTACTGACGATGGATCTCAAGGCCTGAAAGTTGAGAACAACATCTTAAAAGTATTGGAAGATGGCCAAACCTTCCAAACCATCAAAAGTAAAAATCCCAAAGAGCTTCAATTGAGCAACAACCAACACTATGGCAAAAATGGCCAAGTCGCCCTACTGATGGAAGGAACTGGGACAGCCAAAATGGTAGCTGAAAAAATCATCAATGGCAGCACTCATTTTGGAGAGGTAAAGGTGACACAAAGTAATGACTAA
- a CDS encoding glycosyltransferase family 2 protein, with amino-acid sequence MKINLYIPTLNAGNKWPQVIESINRQSLSLHRKVIIDSGSTDQTLSAKFIEGFDVIKIDKKDFDHGGTRQLAVETYPDAAIFVFLTQDAILADHSAIEKLVQAFENNPNLGVAYGRQLPHLNAKTLESHARLFNYPAHSETRSFLDAGKYGIKTISCSNSFAAYRKEAFLEVGGFPKGLILGEDAYIAGKMILAGWDLAYVSDSKVHHSHNYSVKEEFKRYFDIGVFHAESDWIFENFGRAESRGMQYLQSELSYALKNNPVALPKSIASLFAKWAGYKIGLKHNKLPLNFKRKLSMHSRFWHSTY; translated from the coding sequence ATGAAGATCAACCTATATATCCCTACCCTGAACGCTGGTAACAAATGGCCTCAAGTAATTGAAAGCATCAATAGGCAAAGTCTTTCCCTACACAGAAAAGTCATCATTGACTCTGGCTCCACAGACCAAACCTTGTCCGCCAAGTTTATTGAAGGCTTTGATGTAATCAAGATTGACAAAAAGGATTTTGACCATGGAGGTACCAGGCAACTTGCAGTGGAGACTTATCCTGATGCAGCCATTTTTGTCTTCCTGACCCAAGATGCCATCCTTGCTGATCATAGTGCCATTGAAAAACTGGTACAAGCATTCGAAAACAACCCTAACCTGGGAGTGGCCTATGGGAGACAGCTCCCTCACTTGAACGCCAAAACATTGGAATCCCATGCCCGGCTGTTCAATTATCCAGCCCATTCCGAAACCAGAAGCTTCCTTGATGCTGGAAAATATGGAATCAAGACCATTTCCTGTTCCAACTCTTTTGCGGCCTACCGAAAGGAAGCCTTTCTAGAAGTAGGGGGATTTCCCAAAGGCTTGATATTGGGAGAAGATGCTTATATCGCTGGCAAGATGATCTTGGCCGGATGGGACTTGGCCTATGTATCTGATTCAAAGGTGCACCACTCCCATAACTATTCAGTCAAGGAAGAATTTAAAAGGTATTTTGATATAGGTGTCTTTCATGCTGAGAGTGATTGGATTTTTGAAAACTTTGGAAGAGCAGAAAGCAGAGGAATGCAATATTTACAATCCGAATTAAGCTATGCCTTGAAAAACAATCCAGTAGCATTACCTAAATCCATAGCTTCTCTTTTTGCCAAATGGGCAGGATATAAAATAGGCCTGAAGCACAATAAGTTACCCCTAAATTTTAAGCGAAAACTATCCATGCATTCCCGCTTTTGGCATTCCACATACTGA
- a CDS encoding sugar transferase — translation MANYNQEIIYNRGYQNNPVIPDLFSLSELVSIDKLQNGLFNIHIDSSTKWAKRTFDIFFSGLVLVLGLPIYLLIAVITKASSKGPIFYTQERIGENGKPFHMIKFRSMRTDAEKDGPQTTSNQDPRITKWGNFMRKTHLDELPQFWNVLKGDMAIVGPRPEREHFVNQIVSISPSYKKLQGIKPGITSIGQVYYGYAETVEQMVERMKYDLLYLTGVNLKTDLNIIYQTVKVMANGKGQ, via the coding sequence ATGGCTAATTATAATCAAGAAATCATTTACAACCGAGGTTATCAGAATAACCCGGTCATCCCGGATTTATTCTCTTTATCCGAACTTGTCTCTATCGACAAATTGCAAAACGGCTTATTCAACATTCATATTGACAGCTCTACCAAATGGGCCAAAAGGACATTTGATATTTTCTTCTCAGGCTTGGTTTTAGTGCTAGGACTTCCCATTTATCTATTAATTGCAGTCATCACCAAAGCAAGCTCAAAAGGACCAATATTTTATACACAAGAAAGAATTGGGGAGAATGGCAAACCATTTCATATGATTAAATTTAGGAGTATGCGAACAGATGCCGAAAAAGATGGGCCGCAAACCACCTCCAACCAAGATCCCAGGATCACCAAGTGGGGTAACTTTATGAGAAAAACACACTTGGATGAATTGCCACAATTCTGGAACGTGCTCAAAGGGGATATGGCCATTGTTGGTCCAAGGCCGGAACGAGAACACTTCGTCAATCAGATAGTCAGTATATCTCCTAGTTACAAAAAACTGCAAGGAATCAAACCCGGCATTACTTCCATCGGCCAGGTGTACTATGGGTATGCCGAAACAGTGGAGCAGATGGTAGAAAGAATGAAGTATGATTTGCTTTATTTGACCGGAGTGAACCTAAAAACTGACTTGAATATTATTTACCAGACGGTGAAAGTAATGGCCAATGGTAAAGGCCAGTAG
- a CDS encoding DUF1735 domain-containing protein: MKKHINKLAVFGLMLLGLTSCLDEDPLFDPDQVENVVEFFDIGAIAAPGSVHPLYISSFDAVDAVELELIISYSGAHDNPTDIVVDFEVDEAALEAYNEDQGTHFEVLPSDLYTIDGMSVTIPAGQRQVTKTVTLMTSQFDFSKSYALPLTITNSSYGTISGNFNTAIYAVVAKNKYDGVYEVTGEFVDVNFPAFYGYYPYEVELQTQSANTVARYDYALGGLGYVFNTGSGLSYYGSYAAIFQFDDSDNVSGVVNYYGQPAGNGREAALNPDGVNKFVEVSADEKTIDVSYYMIQNGALRCTFVEHYTYVGPR; the protein is encoded by the coding sequence ATGAAAAAACATATAAATAAACTGGCAGTTTTTGGTTTGATGTTGCTTGGTTTGACGTCTTGTTTGGACGAGGACCCGCTTTTCGATCCAGATCAGGTAGAGAACGTTGTCGAGTTTTTCGATATCGGGGCCATTGCTGCCCCGGGGAGTGTTCACCCACTTTATATCTCCTCTTTTGATGCAGTAGATGCGGTGGAGTTGGAGCTTATTATCAGTTATTCTGGTGCCCATGATAATCCTACGGATATCGTAGTGGATTTTGAAGTGGATGAAGCAGCTTTGGAAGCTTATAATGAAGATCAGGGGACGCATTTCGAAGTTCTTCCTTCTGATTTATATACTATTGATGGCATGAGCGTGACCATCCCTGCGGGTCAGCGTCAAGTGACCAAAACAGTTACATTGATGACCAGTCAATTTGACTTCTCAAAAAGCTATGCTCTTCCTTTGACCATTACCAATTCATCCTATGGTACCATCAGTGGCAACTTCAATACGGCAATCTATGCAGTAGTAGCGAAGAACAAATATGATGGTGTTTATGAAGTGACCGGTGAATTTGTAGATGTAAACTTCCCTGCGTTCTATGGGTACTATCCTTATGAAGTAGAGTTACAGACTCAATCAGCTAACACTGTGGCTAGGTATGACTATGCACTAGGTGGTTTAGGATACGTGTTCAACACGGGATCTGGTTTGAGCTACTATGGTAGCTACGCAGCCATCTTCCAATTTGATGACAGTGACAATGTATCCGGTGTGGTGAATTATTATGGACAGCCTGCTGGCAATGGTCGTGAAGCAGCTTTGAACCCAGATGGTGTCAATAAATTTGTGGAGGTTTCTGCAGATGAAAAGACCATTGATGTAAGCTATTATATGATCCAAAACGGCGCATTAAGATGTACGTTTGTAGAGCATTATACATATGTGGGACCTAGGTAA